From one Desulfurobacterium thermolithotrophum DSM 11699 genomic stretch:
- a CDS encoding hotdog domain-containing protein: protein MEIKTHQKINQNLCGIPTKLSQGYAEVELTTTEEMAADDKGLVHGGFIFGQADYAAMLSVNHPNVVLGGANVRFLKPVKVGEKVLAIAKVISEEGKKKIVEVVVKRNDEEVFKGEFICFVLPTHVLDR from the coding sequence ATGGAAATTAAAACCCATCAAAAGATCAACCAAAATTTATGCGGAATTCCTACAAAGTTATCGCAAGGTTATGCTGAAGTAGAGCTTACAACGACAGAAGAAATGGCAGCAGATGACAAGGGTCTTGTTCATGGAGGATTTATCTTTGGACAGGCAGATTATGCAGCAATGCTTTCTGTTAATCATCCAAACGTTGTTCTCGGTGGAGCAAATGTAAGATTCTTAAAACCTGTAAAAGTTGGAGAAAAAGTTCTAGCCATAGCAAAAGTTATTTCAGAAGAAGGAAAGAAAAAAATTGTCGAGGTTGTTGTAAAAAGAAACGACGAAGAGGTTTTCAAAGGAGAGTTTATCTGCTTT